GGATCCCTAAACAACAGATTGTTAGGTAGAGGGCTTATTGTGTAGTTTATCGCGCCATTGCCATCGGTTGCTTCGAACAACTCAATCCTGTCGCTGAAACCGAATGCATCGCCAAGAAACAATATCTTGTCAATCGCGGTCGGTGTGCCAAAGTCAGGGGTTCTGTTCTCAACCGTAATATGAAAATCCCATCCTGTTTGATCCCCGTTTTCATCCGTTGCCGTCAGGGTATAGGCGGTTCTTTCTATGGTAGCCGGGAAAGCAACACCGGAAGACTTTTCAATGCGAAGGTTTCCGGCATCCAAACTCAACCCATGAGGCAATTCAGGGTCTATGCCATAAGTCAAACGCCCCGTGCCACCCACCGCTTGGGGCAGAGGCAAACCGTCCGCTATGTTTTCAAGAGTGACTGTATGGTCAATCGGAGTCGGAGAATTAAATGTCGGAAATGACCCTGTCTGCGCCCTTGCCTCTTGCCCGCCCGTTCCCGCAACAACGGAGAGCAGGACAGCCGCCACAAGACACCGGAACAAGAAAGACAAACTCATTTTCTCTCTCATGCTTGCCACCATAAACAAGACATTGCCGTTATTGTATGTGGATACGGGATTTCTTGTCAAGTTTCACCCCGGACCTTCACGGACTTGCACGGACAATTACGGACGGGCGGGTTCATTCCGAACTAAACTTCACCACCCCGCCAACAATCGTCCATTTCACCACACCCTTCATCTTCCACCCGTCAAACGGCGTGCTTCTCCCTTTGGAATAAAACCCCTCCGCATTTATCACCCGCTCCTCTTCAGGGTCAAACACCACCACATCGGCGGGAGCGCCCTCTTTCAGCATTCCCCCTCCCGTGCCGAGTATAAGCGCCGGAACGGTTGACATTTTCTCAACCATCCCGCTCAAGCTCAAAACCCCCTCATCCACAAGACGCAAGGAAAGAGAAAGGGCGGTTTCAAGCCCCACTATTCCAAAAGGCGCTTTGTCAAACTCAACATTTTTCTCATCATGAGAATGCGGGGCGTGGTCAGTGGCAATCGCGTCTATTGTCCCGTCCGCAAGCCCCTTCCAAATCGCGTTTATATCTTTTTGCGTCCGGAGCGGCGGGTTCATTTTCGCGTTTGTTTTGTAACCCCGCACGGCTTCGTCCGAAAGCGTGAAATGATGCGGCGTCGCCTCGGCCGTTACCCTGACACCCTCCTTTTTCGCCCGCCGGACAGCGGCAACCGAACCCGCCGCCGAAACATGCGCAATGTGCAAAGGTGCGCCGGTCAGGCGCGACAACGTGATGTCTCTGGAAACACAGATTTCCTCGGACTCCGCCGGTATGCCCCTGAGACCCATCAGGTTTGACACATACCCCTCGTTCATCACACCGTCCGCGGAAAGCGACATGTCTTCACAGTGCGATATGACGGGAACGCCAAACGGTTTTGCATATTCCATCGCACGCCGCAAAATTGCGGAATCAACCACGGGAAAACCGTCATCCGATATGGCCACACAACCGGCTTCACACATTTCCCCGATGTCCGCCATGGATTTCCCTTCCTCGTTTTTCGTGATCGCCCCTATGGGAAAAACCCGCGCCGAACCCTCCGTTCTCGCCTTCATCAGAATGTATTGAGTTACCGCCGCATTGTCATTGACGGGCCTGGTGTTGGGCATGCACGCAACGGCGGTAAACCCTCCGGCAACCGCGCTCAAAGTTCCCGTCTTTATGGTCTCCTTGTGCTCAAAACCCGGCTCGCGCAAGTGGACGTGCATGTCAACCAAGCCCGGAGCCGCAACCATGCCGCGCCCGTCTATGACCTTTATGCCGGGAAGTTTTTCCGCGCGCGGCGGAGGTTTGCGGATCAAGCCGCCCTCAATAAAAATCCGCCCCGTTTTGCTTCCGTCCCGGCTTGAAGCGGGGTCAACTATTCTCGCCCCTTTGATGAGTATCTTCACGAGTTGCCTCCCGACCGCCTTGCGCACAGCAGATACAGTATCGCCATCCTCACAGATATTCCGTTTGCCACCTGCTCCAGCACCTCGGAGCCGGGCCCGTAAGCCACTTGAGAGGTCAGTTCAACGCCCCTGTTTATAGGCCCCGGATGCAGGACGGCGAGCCCCGGCGGCGCAAGTTTGATGCGCTCTTCCGTAAGGCCGAAAAACTTGAAATACTCTCTGAGCGAAGGGAAATAGCGGTCGCTCTCCCTTTCAGACTGCACCCTCAGCATGATAACAACATCCGCGCCGGGCAGGGCTTCCTCCATTGAGTGAAATATGTCCACCCCCATCGCCGAAAATTCCGCCGGCAGCATTGAGCAGGGACCCGCAATGCCGACGGACGCCCCCAGTTTCAAAAGCGCGTGTATGTTTGACCGCGCAACCCTGCTGTTGAGTATGTCGCCCACAATTACAACCCTGAGCCCCTTGATGCGCCCCTTCGCCCGCCGGATTGTAAGCATGTCAAGCAACGCCTGACTCGGATGCTCATTCGCGCCGTCTCCGGCGTTCACAACGGAAACCCCTATCTGCCGGGCAAGAAGGTGCGGCGCGCCGGACATGCCGTGCCTGATGACTATCACCTCCGCCCCCATCGCCTCCAGATTTTTCGCCGTGTCCAGCAGACTCTCGCCCTTTGCCACACTGCTCTGGGAGACGGAAAAGTTCAACACATCGGCGCTCAGCCGTTTCTCCGCAATTTCAAATGACGCCTTGGTGCGCGTGCTCGGCTCAAAGAAAAGGTTTGCGACCGTTACTCCCCTGAGCGCGGGAACTTTCTTCACCTTGCCCCCGGTGGACTCCTTCATTGAAGACGCGGTCTCAAGAATAAAGTTGATTTCCTCCGCCGAAAGGTCCGCTATTCCCGTCAAATCTTTTTTGTCAAAACCGGTCATTTAATCTCTGAAAAAATTCTCTCCCACCTCACCTTCGGAAGAAGGGAGTTTTTGAAACTCCACGACCAGTGAACAATAACGGCTTTCCCCACCACATCGCGCCCGGAAACCGTTCCCCACAAACGGCTGTCCTGACTGTTGTCGCGGTTGTCGCCCATAAGAAAAACATGCCCCTCCGGAACGCGGAACGCGGACGAGGCAATTCCCTTGTAGGTTGAGGAAAGCCCCTTGCGGTAAATCACGTTGACGCTCTTTTCCCCGAACCTCTGCAAATAGCGCTCAAACGCCGCGCCGCCGTCCGCCGTGTGAGAGCCCGCGTAAGACTGCGTTACCTTGGAGCCGTTCACAAATATATCCCTGCCCCTCACCTGAACCGCATCACCGCCGGTGGCGACAACCCTTTTGATGAAATAGTTTTTCTTTCTTTCTCCGGGGCGCTCCGCTCTTTTGAAAACCACAACATCCCCGCGCTTAATTGCGCCGCCGTCAAAAATTTGTATGCCGGAAAAGGGAATCCGCGTTCCGTATGCGAATTTTTTGACGACTATGTAGTCTCCCACGAGAAGCGCGGGCTCCATTGAGGAGGACGGTATCTTAAAAGGCTGGAAAATAAACGCCCTGACCGTGAAGGCGAGCAGGAGCGCCAGAAGAACTGATTCCACATTCCGCCGCAAGGACGATTTGGAATCTTTGCTTAAAAAAAAACCGGACATACGCCGCCGCCGGACTGTTACCCTAACCGTTTGTTACCTGAGCGCAAGAGCCCTTCCGCATCTTTCAACGGACACAACCCCCTCAAGCAGTGAAAGCGAATCAATAACCTTTTCAAGCAACCCTATGTTTTCCACCTTCAACAGAAAGCCGTACCGTCTTCCCTCTTCACGCCGGGTGAGTTTGCCCGTTACCTTTTCCGCGCCGAGAGACGCCACGGTTTCCTCAACCTCCGCCGCCACATCATCGCTGTCGGCGCATACAACGGAAAGCCCCGTTGTCGCCTTGCCCTTGAAGTCATCCCGCCACTCCACGCGCACGGCGGTTTCGCCCTCCCCCGCGCCGCTTCCGCCCTCCTCGCACGCCGATGAGTGAACAACCACCCCGCTCCCCCGCGTTATGCGCCCCACTATGGCTTCGCCCGGCACGGGAAGACAGCACGCCGGAAAGCGGGTAATCACGTATTCGTCTTCAACCGATATCATTTTTCTGCTTTCAGGGTCGGCGACCTTTTCAAGAATTTTCTCTATTCTTCCCATCTTTTCGGGCTCAATCTCAAAGCCGGGGTCAAGGATTTCCAGCAGACTTCTCGCCGAGGCGGCGCCGTAGCCGACCATGCGGAAGAAATCATCCGGGGTCCGGTGGCCGAGTTTTTGAAGCGATTTGTCAATCTCTCCGGACGCTACCATCTCGGAGAGATTTTTGCCTATTGCGGCAAGCCGCCTCTCGCATATATTGCGCCCTATGTCCAGAGAGCGCTCCCGCTTCATTCCGGACAGGTATTTTCTGATGCGCCTTTTCGCCTCCGGAGTTACCACCGCGTCAAGCCACTCCTCACATGGGCGCGCGTCCGGCGAGACCTTTATCTCAACTATGTCGCCTGTTTTGAGAGGTTTGAGCGGCGATGACGGCCGCCTGTTTACAATCGCCTCCAGACAGCGGTTGCCGATGTCGGTGTGGATTCTGTAGGCGAAGTCAAGCGCGCTTGAGCCCACGGGGAGTTCTATGAGTTCCGCCTTGGGCGTGTAAACGTATATGACGCTCGGCTCAAGTTCCGCCTTCAGGGAATTTATAAAGTTTGCCGGATGAAACGAGTCTTCCGAACCCGCAAGGTCGCCTATTCGCGAGAGGCTGTTTCCCGCCGCCGTGTCGGGGTTCGGTGAGTTGTCCTTGTATTTCCAGTGCGCGGCTATTCCCTTTTCGGCAAACTCGTGCATGGAATGCGTTCTTATCTGTATCTCCATCTGCTCTCCGTCGGGAAGCATGACGGCGGTGTGAAGAGACCTGTAGCCGTTGCTCTTGGGAAGCGATATGTAGTCTTTAATTTTCCCCGGCACGGCTCCCCAGAGCGCGTGAGACTCGCCCAACGCGAGATAGCAGTCGCCCTCTGAGTGTGTTATCACGCGAAGGGCGATGATGTCATGAAGTTCGGCAAACTCCAGATTCTGCCACCTCATTTTGCGGTATACGCCGTAGATGTTTTTCACCCTGCCCGAAACTTCGCAGTTGATTTTCGCGGCGGAAAGCCGCTCTTGCAGGCTCTTCCTTGTTTGCTCCATCTTGCGCTCGCGCCCCCTTTTTCCCTTGCTCATCTTCCGCTCTATTCTTGCGTATTCGCGGGGGTTGAGGAATTTGAAAGAGAGGTCTTCAAGTTCCGATGCAAGCCACCCGATGCCGAGCCGGTGCGCCAGCGGGGCGTATATGTCCATGGTTTCCCTCGCGATTCTTTTCCGCCTTTCGTAGGGAAGAAACTCAAGCGTTCTCATGTTGTGAAGGCGGTCTGCAAGTTTTATCAGGACAACCCTCACGTCCCTCGCCGTTGCAAGAATGAGTTTTTTAAAATTCTCCGCCTGCCGCTCCTCGCTGCTTGAGTGCGACAGTTTGGTCACCTGGGTGGTTCCGTCAACAAGGCGCGATATTTCATCGCCGAACATCTCCCTGATGTCCTCCTGGGTGGCGAGGGTGTCTTCAACCGTGTCGTGAAGCAACCCGGTTGCTATGGTGTGGGTGTCAAGCCCCAGTTTTGCGAGGATAAGGGAAACCTCAAGCGGGTGGCTGAGGTACGGCTCTCCGGAAGACCTTTTCTGCCCCGCGTGAACTTTGGCGGAATACACATACGCTTTGTTGATGAGGCCAACGTCCGGTATGGACAATTCGCGGGATGCTCCCGCCTCATCTATTATGTCGCCCAGCCGTATCATAGCGCCCGCCGCCGTTTCGGGCTCTCACCCCGAATACTCCTTCTTCACGTTGTCTATGCGCTCCTTGCGCGTTCTGAAAATCTCTATCGCGGACTCTATCTCCCTTTGCGAATCCTCAATTGTGTTGTTAACGATTATGTAGTCGTATTGGTCTATGACCGAAAGTTCCTCTCGCAGAGAGGCAAGCCGCTGAGATATGCTTTCGTCCGTCTCTGTGTTTCTTCTTTTCAGGCGGTTTTTGAGTTCGTCAATGCCCGGCGGAACGACAAAGATAAGAACCGCTTCGGGAAACCTTTCCTTTATGTTTTGGGCTCCTTTCACATCAACATCCAGAATCACGTCCGTAGTTCCCCCGGAGGTTGAAGACGCCTTGTTGATCTGATTCCACGGAGTTCCGTAGAAATTGCCGTGAACGTCCGCCCATTCGGCAAAGTAGCCCTCCTGCACGCGGCGCTCAAAGGTTTCGCGGTCAACAAAATCGTAGTCGTGCGCGTCGTTTTTGTCTTGCGGTCTCTCCGGGCGGGTGGTGCAGGAGATGGAAAACTCCACCTCCGGCATAACATTCCTCACATGTTGAACCAGTGTGGTCTTTCCGCTTGCCGAGGGGCCTGAGATTACAAATATCATTACGGGCGCAATTATATAGCAAGAGCGGCGGACTTAAAAAGAAGCCAGAA
This sequence is a window from Candidatus Dadabacteria bacterium. Protein-coding genes within it:
- a CDS encoding dihydroorotase yields the protein MKILIKGARIVDPASSRDGSKTGRIFIEGGLIRKPPPRAEKLPGIKVIDGRGMVAAPGLVDMHVHLREPGFEHKETIKTGTLSAVAGGFTAVACMPNTRPVNDNAAVTQYILMKARTEGSARVFPIGAITKNEEGKSMADIGEMCEAGCVAISDDGFPVVDSAILRRAMEYAKPFGVPVISHCEDMSLSADGVMNEGYVSNLMGLRGIPAESEEICVSRDITLSRLTGAPLHIAHVSAAGSVAAVRRAKKEGVRVTAEATPHHFTLSDEAVRGYKTNAKMNPPLRTQKDINAIWKGLADGTIDAIATDHAPHSHDEKNVEFDKAPFGIVGLETALSLSLRLVDEGVLSLSGMVEKMSTVPALILGTGGGMLKEGAPADVVVFDPEEERVINAEGFYSKGRSTPFDGWKMKGVVKWTIVGGVVKFSSE
- a CDS encoding aspartate carbamoyltransferase catalytic subunit, translated to MTGFDKKDLTGIADLSAEEINFILETASSMKESTGGKVKKVPALRGVTVANLFFEPSTRTKASFEIAEKRLSADVLNFSVSQSSVAKGESLLDTAKNLEAMGAEVIVIRHGMSGAPHLLARQIGVSVVNAGDGANEHPSQALLDMLTIRRAKGRIKGLRVVIVGDILNSRVARSNIHALLKLGASVGIAGPCSMLPAEFSAMGVDIFHSMEEALPGADVVIMLRVQSERESDRYFPSLREYFKFFGLTEERIKLAPPGLAVLHPGPINRGVELTSQVAYGPGSEVLEQVANGISVRMAILYLLCARRSGGNS
- the lepB gene encoding signal peptidase I, whose product is MSGFFLSKDSKSSLRRNVESVLLALLLAFTVRAFIFQPFKIPSSSMEPALLVGDYIVVKKFAYGTRIPFSGIQIFDGGAIKRGDVVVFKRAERPGERKKNYFIKRVVATGGDAVQVRGRDIFVNGSKVTQSYAGSHTADGGAAFERYLQRFGEKSVNVIYRKGLSSTYKGIASSAFRVPEGHVFLMGDNRDNSQDSRLWGTVSGRDVVGKAVIVHWSWSFKNSLLPKVRWERIFSEIK
- a CDS encoding RelA/SpoT family protein; this encodes MIRLGDIIDEAGASRELSIPDVGLINKAYVYSAKVHAGQKRSSGEPYLSHPLEVSLILAKLGLDTHTIATGLLHDTVEDTLATQEDIREMFGDEISRLVDGTTQVTKLSHSSSEERQAENFKKLILATARDVRVVLIKLADRLHNMRTLEFLPYERRKRIARETMDIYAPLAHRLGIGWLASELEDLSFKFLNPREYARIERKMSKGKRGRERKMEQTRKSLQERLSAAKINCEVSGRVKNIYGVYRKMRWQNLEFAELHDIIALRVITHSEGDCYLALGESHALWGAVPGKIKDYISLPKSNGYRSLHTAVMLPDGEQMEIQIRTHSMHEFAEKGIAAHWKYKDNSPNPDTAAGNSLSRIGDLAGSEDSFHPANFINSLKAELEPSVIYVYTPKAELIELPVGSSALDFAYRIHTDIGNRCLEAIVNRRPSSPLKPLKTGDIVEIKVSPDARPCEEWLDAVVTPEAKRRIRKYLSGMKRERSLDIGRNICERRLAAIGKNLSEMVASGEIDKSLQKLGHRTPDDFFRMVGYGAASARSLLEILDPGFEIEPEKMGRIEKILEKVADPESRKMISVEDEYVITRFPACCLPVPGEAIVGRITRGSGVVVHSSACEEGGSGAGEGETAVRVEWRDDFKGKATTGLSVVCADSDDVAAEVEETVASLGAEKVTGKLTRREEGRRYGFLLKVENIGLLEKVIDSLSLLEGVVSVERCGRALALR
- the gmk gene encoding guanylate kinase encodes the protein MIFVISGPSASGKTTLVQHVRNVMPEVEFSISCTTRPERPQDKNDAHDYDFVDRETFERRVQEGYFAEWADVHGNFYGTPWNQINKASSTSGGTTDVILDVDVKGAQNIKERFPEAVLIFVVPPGIDELKNRLKRRNTETDESISQRLASLREELSVIDQYDYIIVNNTIEDSQREIESAIEIFRTRKERIDNVKKEYSG